The segment GATCTTAAGGAAGCAGTGTATCTCGAAGAGTTGATGCTGGAAGGTTGCATTTCCCTGACAAGGATTCCAGAGTCCATTTGTAGCCTACCTAGACTACAAAAACTTGATCTATCCAACTGTGATGGGCTAAAGAATCTAATTATCATAGTAAGGGAATCCGAAGCTACTTTCTTTGAAGGCAGAAGAAGCTTGCACGTTAGATCGGTCCACATGGATTTTCTTGATGCAGAACCGTTAGCAGAAGAGTCTCGAGACATTTCTCTTACAAATCTATCAATCAAGGGGAACTTAAAAATTGAGTTGAAGGTTATTGGAGGATATGCACAACATTTTTCGTTTGTTTCTGAGCAGCATATCCCTCATCAAGTAATGTTGTTGGAGCAGCAAACAGCTAGGCTCATGTCACATCCCTACAATTTTAAGTTGCTTCACATCGTGCAAGTTAACTGCAGTGAGCAAAGGGATCCTTTCGAGTGTTATAGCTTTTCATATTTTCCCTGGTTGATGGAGCTAAATCTAATCAACTTAAACATCGAAGAAATACCAGATGACATTCATCACATGCAAGTTCTAGAGAAGTTGAACCTAAGTGGAAACTTCTTCAGGGGTTTACCTTCATCAATGACTCATCTTACGAAGTTAAAACATGTGAGGCTTTGTAACTGTCGTAGACTTGAAGCTTTGCCACAACTATATCAGCTGGAGACGCTCACACTTTCTGATTGTACCAACCTCCACACATTGGTGAGCATTTCGCAGGCAGAACAAGACCATGGAAAATACAATTTGCTTGAGCTTCGTCTTGACAACTGCAAACATGTCGAGACATTGTCGGATCAGCTTCGGTTTTTTACAAAGTTGACGTATTTAGATATCAGTCGCCACGATTTTGAAACAGTGCCTACAAGCATCAAAGACCTATCCTCGCTGATAACTCTCTGCCTCAACTATTGCATGAAACTAAAATCACTTTCAGAGCTTCCATTGAGCATTAAGCACCTATATTCACATGGCTGCATGTCCTTAGAAACTTTCTCCCTTTCAGTTGATCATTCTGTTGATGACCTTGATCTCAGCCCTTGCTTCCAACCGAATCAGTTTTTAAGTCAATTCACTCGTTTTCCATCAGGAAGACGTAGTGAAGAGGTAAAACAACCCTCTACTGTAATCCTTATTCTCTCAATCTCTATACGCAAAGCTAACTTCCTTTTATTTCGTTTAATAGGTACAGCTATGTGCTTGCATCCAGAAACCTAAGATATTGAATACGCTTGATCGAGGGATGAGGAGTGTCAGAACAATCTACACAGAGCGTTTTAGCTCCGAAACCTTGAAACTAATGGCTTTTGCTCTATGTTTGGGTGTGCTCCTTCTATGTAAGACGATGGGCAATAGCTAGGTAATGATGGTCATAACCGGTTGCATTTGAATGGCACTGGCTGAATGAAGAAGCTCAATGGTTCTTTCATTTATCAGCTAACATTACCTTTTTCCCCCTCCATGTTTGTAAGTCAAATTTGCGTAAGAGTTAAAACACACACAACGCCACGTGTGTCCCTTGACCAAAAATGCTACCATCATAAACTGTttgataaaactttaaaaagtaTTGACCGGTTAGTCCTATACTGTCATCACAGTTTCAGTACCAACATATTAACATGTTCTGGCCACATATTATATCATTTATCACTGAGGAAACTAAACAAAGATGAAAGGGGCTTTGATACAGGTGATTCTTCACACTCATGTGTAGGTTTCTCTATTTTTGTGATGCTTCCACAATATCTTTACATTGCTTTGCATTTAGTTTAAGCAGTGTAGCTTCCCACTCCTCTTTCCCTATACCAGTTAAGAACCCAACTTCGTACACATGTTTTACTTCAGTTTCCTCAATAACTTGTCCTGAGTAACCAAAATGAGTCTGCTTCCTGGAACAAATCAGCTGGCACACTCTCTAAACTACCATTTGATATGATAGCTTAGTTTCACAGTCGGCAGTTTCAAAATGTGTTTTAGAAGTTTCACATTTTGATGTCTTAGATTGGTCATATGCTCACAATTGACGGCAGCAGTAAGATACAAAAAACAAGGTAATGAGATTAAACCTCTAAATTGCAATGTATTGATaagtaataaaatttcattagtTATGATGACAAGTAACAATTCACAAATAACAGTTGCAAACTTGCAATGGtaggtttataaaaaaaaagggggtTTTCCTGCCTATTGTACCCCTAATAATAGCATAATGTAACCAGAAAGCCACTGGCAAAGAAGGCCTATATACAGGCTCTGTTTCTATAGCACAACACTGATCTCCTAATCTGAAAAAGTCCTAGAGATCCATTCGGTAAAGACGAGTAGTGACTACTTCAGTCTGACCTTTCCAACAAGAACATGAAGCTGGTGTTTTGGCGAATCAATGGAGGAGGATCGATCTCTGCAACCTCTACGTTTGGCATCGATTTCGAGATGTCTTCAAGCGAGAATGGGATGctgcaaaaaataaaaaccaagaGACAAAAATTATCAAAAGATCAAATCTTTTAAGATGAATCCTTACTGTTTCCTTTTTGTCCTAGTAAATGTTTTACCTTGAATCGTCGTCTAGTAAAAATGACTTGTTGGTATCCTCTGAAACCGTCTGCCTCATGCTTGCCATCACCTGCATAGCCATTCTTTTGTGTCATATCAAATTTTTTAAGTAACATACTTAGCTTTGGATTTTCTTATAACAATATTCACTTGCCTCGGAAGATACGCTATGTGTTCCGTATTTATCGTCTGAATACATAGTACTGATCCTGTAAAGTTGCTGCACGGTAAGCACCTGCAGAGAAACAAGAAATTTACTTACAGATGAACAgatcaagaaaaagattatttaaaataatatttttgactaACCGGACAAAGTTCAGTAGTTATCTCGTCTAAGCTTTTCTTAGGCTTCTGATGTATAACCAAGAAGCCAACAGCTTGTCTGATGTGTTTTAGTTCATCCCAAGCCGAACCAGCAAACTAGAAACAAACCGACAGAGCATCTTTTAATAAGAAAACTGTTGGAAAAAAATGCAGAGAGGATTTGAGACATCTATTACCTCCTCAGTTGCATCATGGCACCACTTTTCAAGCTCTGCAAGTCCTGTTTTTACATACTCTCCGTTGCTAAACGAGCAGCATTCACGTCTCAAAACAAGGCTACACATAAAAGGGAAAAACATAAGTGGACATGTTCGATATACAGCAACACAAACAGTTGCAACTATAACACATTTACCTGTTAAACAACTGAACATTGATAAATGAAAATATCTGCCCGAACACTTTGGAAATTAGCAACGAAGGCACCTGCAGTTTTAGAAAGCTTCAAAATTAATGAGAAGCAAACACATTACTACAGCTTTggctgaaaattttattttcctcaCATAATTGGCCCTCATAGTCCTCAAGTGGCCGTTTAAACATGTGACAATGCTTTGCCAATGAGCACTTAGCGCTTTTTGAGCCTCAAAATTATTATGTGAGCGTCCTTTTATTAAACCAGAACGTGGTTGCCTTGGTGCCTGTTTCCatcaaacatcaaaacaaaaccAGACTCAGGAGAATAGATTATATAAGCTGTGAGACCAAAGCTAATAATGCCTACCTGAATGCAAACAGCAAGCAAAGGCGCAATCTCTCTCTTCATCCGGTCTCGGATCACTCCATAAATCTTTTCTAGGTAAGCGGTGAGCTGCTGCTTGAAAAGCAAAGCAGGATATTTAGCTTCCACTTGACGTAGTTCGTCTAGCCCACCACCAATCGCCCTTCCATTCATGAATGGGAATCCAACACTTTGTGGAGAGCCTATGAAACTCTATTTATCCAAATAGTTCCATGAGAGAAAAAGTGAGATTAATTGAATTAAAGCAATTTAAGAGAGACACGTAAACACTTCTAACCACCTGAGATACCCGTCCAAACAAAGATGTAGACATGGCCCGATGTCTCGAGGGAGGTATGTTACCGGCTTTCAGAGTGCGTTCAAGCAACATTAAAAGTGTGGCGGAATTGGATAACCAATAGCATAGTACATCGTCGTTTTCCTGCATctgtaaaaatgtaaaaatatagcATGAGACCACACATAACATTGGCATTGGTAAGAAAGAACATTGAAACTACCTCGATGGCGGATGCTATAGTCTCGATTATACGATTAAATATATTGGTCCTTTCTACTTCAAAAGATCTCCAGTGTATCAGACACTTATATATCAGGCATGCAGCAACAGGCTTGCCTTCAGAAAATCCAATATCTTCCGAGATAGACTTTAGTAGTAGCTCCTGGTTTTCCTGCAAGATGGAGAAAAAAAGACTCATATAAAGAGACTGCAAAATGCATAGCGACACAAATAAAATATGTGACCAGACTTCAAAGTGATAGCTACCAGCTGTTTCTGATTAAGCGATTTCTGGGGCCTATCCTCAGTTTCAGGTTCCTGGAGAAAATGATCAAGTATCAAACATCCATCACTGTAAATGGTATTCGTTTATTAAAATACCTGAACTTGTTTTGTTTCTCCATTGGAGAAATTAAATCTCTCGGGAGTTCTCTGCATCTACAAGGAAAAACGAAACATGACATATgcactgttaagaagttgtatGCAAAGACATAGCCGGTGTCCGGTAGTACCTGAACTATGGTAGTTTTTGGTCTTAGGGCCAAAGCTCTACTAGCTGGTGAGAGAGCAAGAGACTGTTGCCGGAGTACCTTATTCTCTGACTCCAAATTAGAGACTTTTTCTTGGAATCTAATTCAGAGGAAGAAAATCTTTGTCAGACTtcctattttagagaaaaatatgcACTAAATGCAATACCTGATACTATTGAAACCTCTAAATGCATTAAACGAGAAAAGAGAAGCTTATTTACCCTAGaattcatgaatatatattgTCATCCAGAAAACAATATAGGGGAGCATATTTGTATAAAGAATATAAGGAAGTTTCACATGGAGATGCAAATACAAACCTCTGAACAGAATCTTGAAGctggtttattttttttccagctTCGTCAAGTCTCTTACTTAATTCCTCATTTTGGACTAATGCACTGCGATAAGCCTGCGTTGCTTCATCTGCCCTATGTGTTTCTGATGACAAAATTCCCTGCATGGTTAGGACCATGTCCAGATTTTAGATCAACGGCATGAACAATCAAATTTGGAGGCTAACACCATAAAGCATTTACTTTCGTAAATCCTGAAACATTATTTTGTAGTCTACTGCGCAATTACATCTCCAGTATATTTGGATATAAGGATGTCAGTTATTTACCTTTAGCTTCTCAATTTCGTTGCTCAAAGACTTGATTTTCGCTGTATCTTCAACAACAACAGGTTCCTTTTTTACTGAACTTGCTTCTTCATTTGCCATTCGAGCAGCCTCCTGTTCCTTTAATGCCATTACAGTTGCTTCTTTCAACTGTGACCGCATGGTGTGCAAAGCCTCTTGCAGCTTTGCAACTTCTTGCACCTTTGCCTCCTCCAAATCAGTCTGCTTATCagcaaaaaaagataaaacaataTAATACAAACTTAGCAATTAACTATGATAGTTTAACCTAAAgatatttccaaaaaaaaaaaaaaaaattgacaataaaGTTACCCTTAATCGCTTCTCTAATTGCAAACGCCAGGTAAGCTCTTCCACCCGCTTCTCCAATTTATCTTTAGCATCTTTAAGAGCACCAGTTTCTCTTGCAGCCTAAATCAATATAAAAATGAGAGTGAACAGCTGAATAAGTAAATCCATGCAAAGAAAAAGTTATAAAGGATTGAATCCAACCAATTTCAGCATTCTAAGCTCTCTCCTAGCAAGTCTGCATCTCCAGGCACATTGAGTGACTATTGCCGCCTTCTTAAGTCTTATGTAATATGCGTATGCTCGCTGACCACGCCAATGAGCCTGAAAATGAAAGGAAGCTtttatgcatcaaaaagaaCAGTCACCAAAGTTTGTTTATCTCCCTCTCAGCAATAAGGAAAATGTGACATACCTGAATCACTATGGCAGCTTTTGTTTGCCTTCTTAACCTGAATTCATTACGTGCAATCATGCCCTTAAAGCCAGTCTGCAACACGATTGCAGCTGATCTGTTGGTTACAAAAGATTTCCTGGCGATGTACCGACGGAAATTTTTCTGGAATCTTAGAGCTGCAGCTTCGATTATCAGTTTTTTGTGTACTGTCCGGGCAATCTCGCCTGCAATtcgaaaaaaaatattcaacacCTTTAAACTACCAGCCACCACCACCAatagaaaaagagaagaaatgaGCAAGCAGAAAACAAGCAGCTGGTCAAGAAGAAAGGATAAACAGATGGAAATGAAAAGAGGCAATGAGAAATTAACGGTTAAGCCCTATAGTTGTGAGTGAACAGCCTAAACTATTGCAGCATTTCGAGTACTGATGCGCAGAAAAATACCTCGTAGGAACGATTGCAATACAATTGCAGCGTTTCGAATAGAACGGAATTTCTTTCGGCCAATCCATGTGCGGAATTGCCTCTGAATGACTCTGGCAGCATTTCCAAGAACCTCAGCTCTCCTAGCATCTAGTTCAGCCATCTGACCAGCTCGAAGGAAAATCTTTGTCTTTCCAACCTGGGAACAACATGATAAAGGTACGTATGTGATCCCTGAACAATATACTGACAATGTCGATAATAACAACAATGAAAAGGATACTTCTTTTCTTTTAGAACAGGTTATTATCCCAGAATATCAAGACCATGACATGAAACTGGATAAAAGAAAAATCGGAAAGAAAGAAACAAGCCACAATGAAAAAGTATATCACACCTGGTAGTCCCTCAGACCTTTCTTATCAAGAATCATTTGGCAAGCTACTTCATCATCATAACTGTAAAAGTTATGATACAACTGCTTAGCATACTGATGTTAGTTTCAACAAAAGTGTTTTCACTAGAGATGCAGAAACctcagagagagagactcaCTTTCCATCCAAAACTTCTGGAGCAAGGAGACCAAAACGTTCAAGAAAGTCGTAGAAGGCAAGTCTGGTAGGATAACCAGCGCAACTGATCCTAATGGCCTCAAGAACACCCTGAAAATGCAACTAGTTGTAAGTTTATGTGGAAAACATGGCGTTTAATGATACTAAGAATATATAGAGATATTTTGTGTTAAATTAAGTATGTTAATTATGATGTGTTGGTGATCACATTAATAAAAGGAAAATATTAATACAAAAGGAATACTGTATTCCTTACCCCACAACGTAATTGATGAATGACGTTGAAATTCTCAAAGATACCAGGTTTGAGAATATTATTCGGCTTTATACATCTGATGTAATGAGGTTCTGTACCATTCAGTGTTTCCATCAGCGAGTGAAGTTGTTGCTGCGATATAGTAAGTAACATAAATAAACTTACTTTTAAAACTGGCAATGCATATTTAGCAATTTTAAATGCAATACCTTGAACCGTGACCCAATGGAAGAAAATTTCGATGACCTGGATGAGTCTTCATGAAGCGCATGGAACAAACCAGCCACAAAGGAGCAATTAGATGCAGTAAACAGCGCCTGATGTTCAGCAACTATATAGTCCTTGTTCTTGTCGATAAAATGGTTTGATTGATAAGTAACCTTGCAAATGTAGGAAACATATTAAGAACAGAAAGCTTCAACTTCAATTCtattgagagaaagaaaaaagccACAAAGAAGCAAATACTGTACCTCTCCTGCATAATGCGATATCGTAAAATCAGTCTGAGAGAGCTTCGGTTTGGAAAATCTCTCGTGACCTTTGAACGTCTGGAACAACTTATTGGAGAAGGTTTCATGTGTAGACTTGGGAAACATGCTGTGTCGAACCAACCAAAAAACATGAGTGGATAGCATTATGAGAAAGGCATAGAAGTCAATCTGAGAAAGTTAAAGCATACCAGGCTTCATCTAGAAGTGAaatgattcctcctggtttctGATGAAGACACGCAATTTCAACATTAGAAAAGGGAAAGCATAACATAAGTTTGCAGGGAACAAAATCTCTTCTCCTAAACACTAATACGGTTTACCATCAAGGAATCAAATATCATAAACTGGTAAAATTAAGGAGAAACATACTTTTTCAATTAAATCAAGAACATCTTGGTTATCAATAAATTCTATGTAGCTCCAGTCGATCTCTTCTTTGGTGTACTCTTCCTGCTCCATCTTAAAAACATGCTGCAAAAGTGTGATACCATACCAGAATAAGTACAATCTACTTATCAAGAGGTGAAGACGCTGGCCAATTAGGATAATACAAAACTGACTAACCTGATTAAAATGCTGCTGCAGTTTTTCATTCGTGAAATTGATGCAGAATTGCTCAAAACTGTATCATAAGCCGTACATGAAAATCAGCTACAACTTCGATAATAGATATCCTTCCAACATCTTGACACACATTACATGAAACTGTATGTAACACCCACTTAATATCACTAAACTTCACATCTAACTCGTATTTTCctattaaattttgatattgATCTTCCCTACACCCTAGGAATGAAATGGAGTAAATgtgaaagcaaaaaaaaaaaaaacgttaccTATTGCACTTGAAACTTTCAAACCCATAGATATCCAGAACTCCAATAATTGACTTTGACCTTGGGTCCTGCCCGATGGAAGTATTGATTTTATTCACGATCCTGTAAACCAAAGGACAATGcattatgacaaatatatatgCAAATGCCAGAATGGGAAATAGAAGAGGGAAATAATTTGCTTTACCAGTCAAACAAGTGAGAATATATAGTCTTTGCCAGGGTATCCCTACTCGCAATTGCATTATCGGGATCAAGAGTTTTCGTGATAATCTCTTCAGGTGTTACCATCACTCGTCTAATAAGAGCATCTTCTAGGCTCTGGGCGTTACACCTGTCATAACATGTGCACAATACAGAGAACATTAGCCCGATGAAGATggaaaaaaaatagagtttcaAATACAGTAAGGAAAGAAGGAGCATACATAAGTAGCTCTGCGGCCAAGTTAAGATGGAATCGTGAATTTTCATCCTTGATGACCGAGGAATCAATCTCTTCCCCTAGTCCAAAATCAATGTTACCAAGATGAAGAATCGCAGCAACCACCCTGAAGATTGCCTCCTGAAAATATTACTTTACATGTCAGACACTAACATGGAAATAGCCTTGAAAGAAAACCTGACAAAACTCAAGATTTGAGGACCTGTTCTTCGTTACTGATTCCAACTACGTCCATAGCTCTTCTGGTTTCAAGGTATTCACTAGCATCATCAACACCATCCAGTTCATAACAGCTTGACTGATTTAGATAGTGGAACGACTGTGGGTTTCCCAGCTTGTACTTCTTTATGTCCTGCaaaattgccaaaaaaaaaaatgagtacACGTAGGATGAACAAGCACATAATGTGTCAATCAACATTTTGAGATACCTCTGGTGGAGCAGCACAAAGAAGGTAAAAACAATGGTAGTTTCTCTCAGGGTCTGAGATTTGGCAAACACGAGACCTCTCAAGCAGATAAGTCCTGATAGCCGCCCCAGATATCCTTCCATGCTTGTCAAATTGGATTTCAACAAATTTACCAAAGCGACTGCGagaataattaaaaactatGTTCAATATTTTTTCCAAACCAAGCATTTAACAACAAAGCCTAGTAACTAACTAATCGCTGATTTGGAAAGATGGTGAATGCACACCTCGAATTGTTGTTCCGTAAAGTTTTTGCATTGCCAAATGCTTCCAGAACTGGATTGGACTGCAATATTTAAGTGGGGATATAAGCATTAAGTCGTATACATCCATAAATGGAATACTCCCCATTAATCATGAAAGAGTAAATAAAACAAACCTCTAAGACTTGTTGTTCAACTGTTCTTCCTTCAACACCAGACCTCCCTCCCAAAAAGGCAAGGTACCTCATGAGCATCTTCGTCGTCTCGGTTTTACCAGCACCACTTTCTCCACTTACCAAAATCGAATTGCTCTTCCCTTCATTAATCATCGCCCTAATATCTTACACCGTGACAAAATCAGCAAGTGATCTCACGAGATAGATACAAGTATGATAAGAAAAAGATGGGTGTGAACATGCACAAACCTGTATGCAGCATCACCGATTGCAAAAACATGAGGACTTAGTTCTCCAAGTCCAATTCCTTTATATTGTTCCATCATATCGGTTGCATAAAGATGAGGCAGTCTTTGGAATGGATTAACTGCAATTAAGATATTCCCTGTGTATGTCTACAGAAGTAACACAGTGCTAA is part of the Brassica rapa cultivar Chiifu-401-42 chromosome A09, CAAS_Brap_v3.01, whole genome shotgun sequence genome and harbors:
- the LOC103842746 gene encoding myosin-5 isoform X2, with translation MAAPVIIVGSHVWVEDPHLAWIDGQVTRIDGQNIHVRTKKGKTVVTSVYFPKDTEASPGGVDDMTKLSYLHEPGVLQNLETRYELNHIYTYTGNILIAVNPFQRLPHLYATDMMEQYKGIGLGELSPHVFAIGDAAYRAMINEGKSNSILVSGESGAGKTETTKMLMRYLAFLGGRSGVEGRTVEQQVLESNPVLEAFGNAKTLRNNNSSRFGKFVEIQFDKHGRISGAAIRTYLLERSRVCQISDPERNYHCFYLLCAAPPEDIKKYKLGNPQSFHYLNQSSCYELDGVDDASEYLETRRAMDVVGISNEEQEAIFRVVAAILHLGNIDFGLGEEIDSSVIKDENSRFHLNLAAELLMCNAQSLEDALIRRVMVTPEEIITKTLDPDNAIASRDTLAKTIYSHLFDWIVNKINTSIGQDPRSKSIIGVLDIYGFESFKCNSFEQFCINFTNEKLQQHFNQHVFKMEQEEYTKEEIDWSYIEFIDNQDVLDLIEKKPGGIISLLDEACMFPKSTHETFSNKLFQTFKGHERFSKPKLSQTDFTISHYAGEVTYQSNHFIDKNKDYIVAEHQALFTASNCSFVAGLFHALHEDSSRSSKFSSIGSRFKQQLHSLMETLNGTEPHYIRCIKPNNILKPGIFENFNVIHQLRCGGVLEAIRISCAGYPTRLAFYDFLERFGLLAPEVLDGNYDDEVACQMILDKKGLRDYQVGKTKIFLRAGQMAELDARRAEVLGNAARVIQRQFRTWIGRKKFRSIRNAAIVLQSFLRGEIARTVHKKLIIEAAALRFQKNFRRYIARKSFVTNRSAAIVLQTGFKGMIARNEFRLRRQTKAAIVIQAHWRGQRAYAYYIRLKKAAIVTQCAWRCRLARRELRMLKLAARETGALKDAKDKLEKRVEELTWRLQLEKRLRTDLEEAKVQEVAKLQEALHTMRSQLKEATVMALKEQEAARMANEEASSVKKEPVVVEDTAKIKSLSNEIEKLKGILSSETHRADEATQAYRSALVQNEELSKRLDEAGKKINQLQDSVQRFQEKVSNLESENKVLRQQSLALSPASRALALRPKTTIVQMQRTPERFNFSNGETKQVQEPETEDRPQKSLNQKQLENQELLLKSISEDIGFSEGKPVAACLIYKCLIHWRSFEVERTNIFNRIIETIASAIEMQENDDVLCYWLSNSATLLMLLERTLKAGNIPPSRHRAMSTSLFGRVSQSFIGSPQSVGFPFMNGRAIGGGLDELRQVEAKYPALLFKQQLTAYLEKIYGVIRDRMKREIAPLLAVCIQAPRQPRSGLIKGRSHNNFEAQKALSAHWQSIVTCLNGHLRTMRANYVPSLLISKVFGQIFSFINVQLFNSLVLRRECCSFSNGEYVKTGLAELEKWCHDATEEFAGSAWDELKHIRQAVGFLVIHQKPKKSLDEITTELCPVLTVQQLYRISTMYSDDKYGTHSVSSEVMASMRQTVSEDTNKSFLLDDDSSIPFSLEDISKSMPNVEVAEIDPPPLIRQNTSFMFLLERSD
- the LOC103842746 gene encoding myosin-5 isoform X1; this translates as MQAAPVIIVGSHVWVEDPHLAWIDGQVTRIDGQNIHVRTKKGKTVVTSVYFPKDTEASPGGVDDMTKLSYLHEPGVLQNLETRYELNHIYTYTGNILIAVNPFQRLPHLYATDMMEQYKGIGLGELSPHVFAIGDAAYRAMINEGKSNSILVSGESGAGKTETTKMLMRYLAFLGGRSGVEGRTVEQQVLESNPVLEAFGNAKTLRNNNSSRFGKFVEIQFDKHGRISGAAIRTYLLERSRVCQISDPERNYHCFYLLCAAPPEDIKKYKLGNPQSFHYLNQSSCYELDGVDDASEYLETRRAMDVVGISNEEQEAIFRVVAAILHLGNIDFGLGEEIDSSVIKDENSRFHLNLAAELLMCNAQSLEDALIRRVMVTPEEIITKTLDPDNAIASRDTLAKTIYSHLFDWIVNKINTSIGQDPRSKSIIGVLDIYGFESFKCNSFEQFCINFTNEKLQQHFNQHVFKMEQEEYTKEEIDWSYIEFIDNQDVLDLIEKKPGGIISLLDEACMFPKSTHETFSNKLFQTFKGHERFSKPKLSQTDFTISHYAGEVTYQSNHFIDKNKDYIVAEHQALFTASNCSFVAGLFHALHEDSSRSSKFSSIGSRFKQQLHSLMETLNGTEPHYIRCIKPNNILKPGIFENFNVIHQLRCGGVLEAIRISCAGYPTRLAFYDFLERFGLLAPEVLDGNYDDEVACQMILDKKGLRDYQVGKTKIFLRAGQMAELDARRAEVLGNAARVIQRQFRTWIGRKKFRSIRNAAIVLQSFLRGEIARTVHKKLIIEAAALRFQKNFRRYIARKSFVTNRSAAIVLQTGFKGMIARNEFRLRRQTKAAIVIQAHWRGQRAYAYYIRLKKAAIVTQCAWRCRLARRELRMLKLAARETGALKDAKDKLEKRVEELTWRLQLEKRLRTDLEEAKVQEVAKLQEALHTMRSQLKEATVMALKEQEAARMANEEASSVKKEPVVVEDTAKIKSLSNEIEKLKGILSSETHRADEATQAYRSALVQNEELSKRLDEAGKKINQLQDSVQRFQEKVSNLESENKVLRQQSLALSPASRALALRPKTTIVQMQRTPERFNFSNGETKQVQEPETEDRPQKSLNQKQLENQELLLKSISEDIGFSEGKPVAACLIYKCLIHWRSFEVERTNIFNRIIETIASAIEMQENDDVLCYWLSNSATLLMLLERTLKAGNIPPSRHRAMSTSLFGRVSQSFIGSPQSVGFPFMNGRAIGGGLDELRQVEAKYPALLFKQQLTAYLEKIYGVIRDRMKREIAPLLAVCIQAPRQPRSGLIKGRSHNNFEAQKALSAHWQSIVTCLNGHLRTMRANYVPSLLISKVFGQIFSFINVQLFNSLVLRRECCSFSNGEYVKTGLAELEKWCHDATEEFAGSAWDELKHIRQAVGFLVIHQKPKKSLDEITTELCPVLTVQQLYRISTMYSDDKYGTHSVSSEVMASMRQTVSEDTNKSFLLDDDSSIPFSLEDISKSMPNVEVAEIDPPPLIRQNTSFMFLLERSD